A genomic stretch from Microbacterium proteolyticum includes:
- a CDS encoding alpha/beta fold hydrolase, translating to MRREISGLDVHTSHADVAGRDILLWHHGSPQTGAILPPVHAAADGRGLAVVSVARPAYAGSARIPGRTVADVATGLRPVLDALDVASVISVGASGGGPHALACAVAMPERVRAVVAFASPAPFTGGDAWFEGMRAPGGLRAATEGEHARRRFAETDVFDPAQFVDADFAALEGEWAGLARDAGAAEADGPDGLIDDDLAFTRPWGFDLADVTASVLLVQGERDRVIPPAHARMLASALPSATVDLHPDDGHVSILRHLGTALDTATA from the coding sequence ATGCGCAGAGAGATATCGGGGCTGGACGTGCACACCTCGCACGCCGACGTCGCCGGGCGGGACATCCTTCTGTGGCACCACGGCTCGCCGCAGACCGGGGCGATCCTGCCACCCGTCCACGCGGCTGCCGACGGCCGAGGGCTCGCTGTGGTCTCGGTCGCCCGTCCGGCGTATGCGGGGTCTGCGCGCATACCGGGTCGCACCGTCGCCGACGTCGCGACGGGCCTCCGGCCGGTGCTGGATGCGCTCGACGTGGCATCCGTGATCTCCGTCGGCGCATCCGGCGGGGGACCGCACGCGCTCGCGTGCGCTGTCGCCATGCCGGAGCGCGTCCGCGCGGTGGTCGCGTTCGCGTCCCCGGCGCCGTTCACCGGTGGCGACGCCTGGTTCGAGGGCATGCGGGCGCCCGGCGGCCTGCGAGCCGCGACCGAGGGGGAGCATGCCCGCCGACGCTTCGCGGAGACCGACGTGTTCGATCCCGCGCAATTCGTGGATGCCGATTTCGCGGCGCTCGAGGGGGAGTGGGCCGGGCTGGCACGCGACGCGGGCGCGGCCGAAGCCGACGGCCCCGACGGGCTCATCGACGACGACCTCGCTTTCACGCGGCCGTGGGGTTTCGATCTCGCCGATGTCACGGCATCCGTCCTTCTCGTGCAGGGCGAGCGCGACCGTGTGATTCCGCCCGCGCACGCGAGGATGCTCGCATCCGCGCTGCCGAGCGCCACCGTCGACCTGCACCCGGACGACGGCCACGTCTCGATCCTGCGTCACCTCGGCACGGCGCTCGATACCGCGACCGCTTGA
- a CDS encoding MFS transporter — protein MSAAADTAQGVRAYGQVLRLPGARWFVAAGILARFPRATLSLGIILLVSAATGSFASAGVVVAPLVVGMAVAAPLWSSRMDRFGQGRVILVSLGCLVLAASVLLALVLAGAPFWTWLIAAFVTGAATPDLTSAVRARWTVLAPESQRGAALALETIADQVVFISGPPVITVVAAALDPAVAMVGSLALGVIGGVWLASQRRTEPAPSPGPAQRRLVLPPLGVVPIALACIALGGVFGAFDVGVVGWAELSERPWLAGPAFSALAGAIAVGSIITGARAWRMSPAARFIGFAGLAAAVALLLPLAEGTAPLLFVAILALGLTVSPVMVSGILVASARAPEGRVTETLAYPTAAMSLGVPIGGVIAGAALDATGPAAALITIAVSLVCATAIAAVGEALLRLRRRRRRRDR, from the coding sequence GTGAGCGCCGCGGCCGACACCGCGCAGGGCGTCCGGGCGTACGGGCAGGTGCTGCGCCTGCCCGGCGCGCGGTGGTTCGTCGCCGCCGGGATCCTCGCCCGCTTCCCGCGCGCGACGCTCTCGCTCGGCATCATCCTGCTCGTGTCGGCCGCGACCGGCAGCTTCGCGTCGGCGGGTGTCGTGGTGGCGCCCCTCGTCGTCGGCATGGCCGTGGCCGCGCCGCTGTGGTCGTCGCGCATGGACCGGTTCGGCCAGGGTCGCGTCATCCTGGTGTCCCTTGGATGCCTCGTGCTCGCGGCATCCGTCCTGCTCGCCCTCGTGCTGGCGGGAGCGCCGTTCTGGACGTGGCTCATCGCCGCGTTCGTGACCGGCGCCGCCACCCCCGACCTCACCTCGGCCGTGCGGGCGCGCTGGACCGTGCTCGCGCCCGAGTCGCAGCGCGGGGCGGCCCTGGCGCTGGAGACGATCGCCGATCAAGTGGTGTTCATCAGCGGTCCGCCCGTGATCACCGTGGTGGCGGCCGCGCTCGACCCGGCCGTGGCGATGGTCGGCTCATTGGCCTTGGGCGTCATCGGCGGGGTCTGGCTCGCGTCGCAGCGGCGCACGGAGCCGGCGCCGAGCCCCGGCCCCGCACAGCGCCGCCTCGTGCTCCCGCCCCTCGGGGTGGTGCCGATCGCCCTGGCCTGCATCGCGCTGGGCGGGGTCTTCGGCGCGTTCGACGTGGGCGTGGTGGGCTGGGCCGAGCTGAGCGAGCGGCCGTGGCTCGCGGGACCGGCGTTCAGCGCGCTGGCCGGCGCCATCGCCGTGGGCTCGATCATCACGGGTGCGAGGGCGTGGCGGATGTCGCCCGCCGCCCGCTTCATCGGCTTCGCGGGGCTCGCCGCAGCGGTGGCGCTCCTGCTTCCGCTCGCCGAGGGAACGGCTCCGCTGCTGTTCGTCGCGATCCTCGCGCTCGGACTCACGGTGTCGCCGGTGATGGTGTCGGGGATCCTCGTGGCATCCGCTCGCGCCCCCGAAGGCCGCGTGACCGAGACCCTCGCCTACCCGACCGCGGCCATGTCGCTCGGCGTGCCCATCGGCGGCGTCATCGCCGGAGCGGCCCTGGATGCCACGGGCCCCGCCGCCGCGCTCATCACCATCGCGGTCTCGCTGGTGTGCGCCACGGCCATCGCCGCGGTGGGCGAGGCGCTGCTGCGGCTGCGGCGGCGGCGGCGGCGCCGAGACCGTTGA